In Rhizoctonia solani chromosome 7, complete sequence, one DNA window encodes the following:
- a CDS encoding Retrotransposable element Tf2 protein, with product MSGSCTALPGTSFNSKFLKALYKSLQTEPSYSTAYHPQSDGQTEIRNQWLEAYLCPFIHHRLSDWVDWLPLAEFAHNNARSEATAKLPIEIVYGCSPVISLVFVMSLTS from the coding sequence atgtctggaagctGCACAGCACTCCCAGGCACTTcattcaactccaagttccTCAAAGCACTCTACAAATCTCTGCAAACTGAACCTAGCTACTCTACTGCTTATCACCCACAATCTGATGGACAGACTGAGATCAGGAACCAATGGCTAGAGGCTTATTTGTGCCCTTTCATCCATCACAGACTGTCTGATTGGGTTGATTGGCTCCCACTGGCAGAATTTGCTCacaacaatgccagaagTGAAGCAACAGCCAAACTGCCAATTGAGATTGTGTATGGCTGCTCTCCTGTCATTTCACTGGTTtttgtcatgagcctcacctcctga
- a CDS encoding Retrotransposable element Tf2 protein, whose protein sequence is MMVSLCLATEPQVGNINPEPQNLPVEFQEFQKVFSKEFFTTLLEYFPHDIAIDLEVDKQPPNGPIYSMTPAEREALKEHIDSELATGKFMPTTSPARAPVMFVKRADGRLCLAVDCCQLNAITIKDRYGLPRQDKLIEKLCHAKICTKLDLKNGYNNIRIKEGDEWKAAFCTALGHFTPIVMQLGLSNAPAVFMRFMNNIFCDLLDISVVVYLVDILNFSNSREEHVEHVKEVLSCLLKHNLFCNPAKCYFFVTEVTYIGLVFPHGDAIRSNHKVQVIMDWPEPQNVKQVQSFLGFANFYCCFVPNFSCLARPLNNLTPREQPWIWLEEQKAAFDAIKAEICKEPVLAHPDESKPYTLETDASGAAMGAVLSWRKEDGCLHPVAYMSASFSPAELNYDTHDKELLAIISAFERWRIFSGGTEQPITVLINHNNLEYWKLARTLNRHHAH, encoded by the coding sequence ATGATGGTCTCACTCTGTCTGGCTACAGAACCACAAGTTGGCAACATCAATCCTGAGCCTCAGAACCTACCTGTTGAGTTTCAGGAGTTTCAGAAGGTGTTTAGCAAAGAGTTCTTCACCACACTACTAGAATATTTCCctcatgacattgctatTGACCTGGAAGTGGATAAACAGCCTCCCAATGGCCCTATCTATTCTATGACCCCTGCAGAAAGAGAAGCACTCAAGGAACACATTGACTCAGAACTTGCAACTGGAAAGTTCATGCCGACCACCTCACCAGCAAGAGCTCCAgtgatgtttgtaaaaagggCTGATGGCAGGCTTTGCTTAGCGGTGGATTGTTGCCAGCTAAATGCTatcacaatcaaggacagaTATGGACtaccaagacaggacaaGCTAATTGAGAAGCtgtgccatgccaagatctgCACAAAGCTGGATTTAAAGAATGGATATAACAACATcagaatcaaggaaggagatgaatggaaggctgcattttgcactgcccttggtcactttACTCCCATAGTCATGCAATTGGGCCTTAGCAATGCCCCAGCTGTGTTTAtgcgcttcatgaacaacatatTCTGTGATTTACTGGACATCTCTGTGGTTGTGTACCTGGTTGACATCTTAAActtctcaaactcaagagaagagcatgtggaacatgtcaaggaagtcttatCTTGCTTGCTGAAGCATAACCTATtctgcaaccctgccaaatgctacttctttgtcaCAGAAGTCACCTACATTGGCCTTGTCTTTCCCCATGGAGATGCCATCAGGAGTAATCACAAGGTGCAAGTGATCATGGACTGGCCTGAACCCCAAAATGTGAAACAGGtgcaatcattcctaggctttgcaaACTTCTACTGTTGCTTTGTCCCCAACTTCTCTTGCTTAGCACGCCCTCTGAATAACCTCACTCCAAGGGAGCAACCATGGATCTGGCTAGAAGAACAGAAAGCGGCATTTGATGCGATCAAGGCTGAGATTTGCAAGGAGCCTGTTCTAGCTCACCCTGATGAATCTAAACCTTacaccttggaaacagatgcttcTGGAGCAGCCATGGGCGCTGTACTATCTTGGAGAAAGGAGGATGGTTGTCTACATCCtgttgcatacatgtcaGCCAGCTTCTCACCTGCTGAGCTAAACTATGAtacacatgacaaggagctactTGCCATCATTAGCGCATTTGAGCGCTGGAGAATCTTCTCGGGAGgaactgagcagccaatcactgtgttgatcaatcacaacaacctggagtactggaaattGGCTAGAACCTTGAACAGGCACCATGCACACTGA